The Mytilus trossulus isolate FHL-02 chromosome 13, PNRI_Mtr1.1.1.hap1, whole genome shotgun sequence genome has a segment encoding these proteins:
- the LOC134694324 gene encoding uncharacterized protein F54H12.2-like: protein MAKINPETFHELQPSQLSLFNLPGHQTAVTRITYEHIRPAATFTKTSPIEFHISGGTEYLDLSKSTMHVRLRLKRGDGTIADSSDVNCGPVNYVLHALFNQIDVLIQNKIVTSSTGFYPYKAYMQTLLKYGKEAKESQLSSQLWIDDHQGTLDDADCNTGSNLGLYRRTAYIKNGKTVDLEGNIFHPLFSMNRYILNQVGVTVKFYRSRPEFYLMSVDEDADYYLEIEDMYLSIAKIHVHPGIVYGHDSILRTVNAKYPIVQNDVRTISLPAGQISFNFNNIFQNNRPNKVLIAFTGSQNIAGDYSLCPWTFKHCHLSEINLKVEGVPVSGNPVRVKFDSSSGESSIVAFRNLFEVAGKTLQDCGNGLNRDSFSEGYALYAFQLEPIFEGLDYLTLKRNERVNLECTFDSPLTEPTTIIIYSEFSGYFEITQTRDIIIQE, encoded by the coding sequence atggctaAAATAAATCCTGAAACATTTCATGAGCTGCAACCAAGTCAGTTGTCTTTATTCAATCTACCAGGTCATCAAACTGCAGTCACAAGAATCACATATGAACATATTCGACCAGCTGCAACTTTTACAAAGACATCGCCAATAGAGTTTCACATATCTGGTGGAACAGAGTATCTAGACTTAAGTAAATCAACAATGCATGTACGTCTAAGACTTAAAAGAGGAGATGGAACCATAGCAGATAGCAGTGACGTTAATTGCGGGCCTGTGAACTATGTTTTGCATGCATTATTTAATCAAATAgatgttttaattcaaaataaaattgtcacaTCTTCAACAGGATTTTACCCTTACAAAGCTTATATGCAAACTTTATTGAAATATGGGAAAGAAGCTAAAGAATCGCAGCTCTCAAGTCAATTATGGATAGACGATCATCAAGGAACATTGGATGATGCAGATTGTAACACAGGATCAAATCTTGGGCTCTACAGAAGAACAGCATACATAAAAAATGGTAAAACTGTTGATCTTGAAGGAAACATTTTCCATCCCCTGTTTTCAATGAATCGTTACATATTAAATCAAGTAGGAGTTACTGTGAAATTCTACAGATCGAGACCAGAATTTTATCTAATGTCGGTTGATGAAGATGCTGATTATTACCTTGAGATTGAAGATATGTATCTATCAATAGCAAAGATTCACGTTCACCCCGGCATTGTATATGGCCACGATTCTATACTCAGGACAGTAAACGCTAAATATCCCATTGTGCAAAATGATGTTCGCACAATTTCACTTCCAGCTGGTCAAATAAGTTTTAACTTCAACAACATATTCCAGAATAATAGACCCAATAAGGTATTGATAGCCTTTACGGGGAGTCAAAACATAGCAGGTGACTACTCACTATGTCCGTGGACATTCAAACATTGCCACCTAAGTGAAATAAATCTTAAAGTTGAGGGAGTGCCAGTTTCCGGGAATCCTGTCAGAGTAAAATTTGACTCGTCAAGTGGAGAATCATCCATTGTTGCATTTCGCAATCTATTTGAGGTTGCTGGGAAAACTCTGCAAGACTGTGGTAATGGATTAAACAGAGACAGTTTTTCTGAAGGATATGCCTTGTATGCCTTTCAACTGGAACCAATTTTTGAAGGTTTAGattatttaacattgaaaaGGAATGAACGTGTCAATTTGGAATGCACATTTGATTCTCCCCTCACTGAACCAACAACTATAATCATTTATAGTGAATTTAGtggatattttgaaataactcAAACTCGAGACATCATAATTCAAGAATGA
- the LOC134694325 gene encoding uncharacterized protein LOC134694325, whose product MENDDLDEKLRNVYYNTANGGAYLSAEKIYQTLKTSRDGNVPSVYKIRKWMEKIDDYNLQKPVKRRIKRVKIIVSEPYEQYDADLMDVSNIQKYNNKTRFLLVVIDIFTRFLWIYPLKNKFGKTVADAFEKIFKHGKIPLKVSTDAGTEFKNKDLKRVFKKYDIYHHVYLNSDSSKASIAERVNLTFRRMMFRYFTKHRTYSYLNVLQNLVASYNATPHRSLNNTAPKDVNEKNKYDLWAYMYIKTPPKEKRIREKKETLKVQRKRGKQFHFKINDMVRLSHLKKPFQRAYQQQWTSEIFKIYRRFLIHGKIFYKVQDFLDKEVVGNFNYTELQRVKKEADALWFVEKVLKWRRRNGQREGYVKFLDWDKRFCQWIPERDIVDL is encoded by the coding sequence ATGGAAAATGATGATTTAGATGAAAAACTTAGGAATGTATATTACAATACAGCAAATGGGGGAGCATACCTAAGTGCTGAAAAAATTTATCAAACGTTGAAGACATCAAGAGATGGAAATGTACCAAGCGTATACAAGATCAGGAAATGGATGGAAAAAATAGACGACTACAATTTACAAAAACCTGTAAAACGTAGAATTAAAAGAGTGAAAATAATTGTATCGGAACCGTATGAGCAATACGATGCTGACCTTATGGATGTATCCAACATACAGAAATATAACAATAAGACACGTTTCCTGTTGGTTGTTATCGATATTTTCACACGGTTTTTATGGATTTATCCATTAAAAAACAAGTTTGGGAAGACAGTAGCTGATGCATTTGAAAAAATCTTCAAACATGGTAAAATCCCTTTGAAGGTTTCCACAGATGCGGGAACTGAAttcaaaaacaaagatttgaaacgtgtgtttaaaaaatatgacatttacCATCATGTCTATTTAAATTCCGACAGTAGTAAAGCGTCAATAGCAGAGAGGGTCAATTTGACATTTCGGAGGATGATGTTCCGATATTTTACAAAGCATAGAACTTATAGCTATCTCAATGTTCTACAAAATTTGGTAGCAAGTTATAATGCAACGCCACATAGAAGTTTAAATAATACAGCTCCAAAAGATGtgaatgagaaaaacaaatatgatttgtgggcatatatgtatattaaaactCCACCCAAAGAAAAACGAATCAgagaaaagaaagaaacattAAAAGTACAACGTAAAAGAGGGAAacagtttcattttaaaatcaatgacATGGTAAGACTGAGCCATTTGAAGAAACCGTTTCAAAGAGCTTATCAGCAACAGTGGACCtccgaaatatttaaaatatatagacGATTTCTAATACATGGGAAAATCTTTTATAAAGTACAAGATTTTTTGGACAAGGAAGTTGTAGGCAATTTCAATTATACAGAGTTGCAGCGTGTGAAAAAGGAGGCTGACGCATTGTGGTTTGTTGAGAAAGTGCTTAAATGGCGAAGGCGGAATGGTCAACGTGAGGGTTATGTAAAATTCCTGGATTGGGATAAACGTTTTTGTCAGTGGATTCCTGAGAGAGATATTGTTGACTTATAA